The following are encoded together in the Solenopsis invicta isolate M01_SB chromosome 14, UNIL_Sinv_3.0, whole genome shotgun sequence genome:
- the LOC105194048 gene encoding NADPH--cytochrome P450 reductase-like isoform X2, with the protein MELPTADASQPKAIRMPGSSESENEPEALDEPLFAILDIVLIASLLLVAAWWLFKRTKREDLTQVTKSYSIQPTSFAAVPPSENSFIKKLKTSGRSLVVFYGSQTGTAEEFAGRLAKEGIRYKMKGMVADPEECDMEELVRLKTIPNSLAVFCLATYGEGDPTDNAMEFIDWLKNGDGDLTGLNYAVFGLGNKTYEHYNEIGVYVDNRLEQLGATRVVELGLGDDDANIEDDFITWKDKFWPAVCEFFGIEGAGEDVSIRQYKLTEHVDLPNDRIYTGEIARLHSFTNQRPPYDAKNPFLAPVKMNRELHGPASDRSCMHIEFDIDGSKMRYETGDHLAVYPVNNPELVNKIGEQCGVNLDTVFTLTNTDEESTKKHPFPCPCSYRTALTHYLDITSNPRTHVLKELAEYATDPAEKEKLKLMASTTVEGKAAYQQWIIQDNRNIVHILEDIHSLKPPLDHLCEILPRLQCRYYSISSSPKIYPNSVHITAVVVEYKTPTGRTNKGVTTTWLKEKHPTDPPCLVPIFVRKSQFRLPTRPSTPIVMIGPGTGLAPFRGFIQERDFARKEGKEVGDTILYFGCRKSQEDFIYRDELEEYVKSGLLTLHTAFSREQAQKVYVTHLLENNKEELWRVIGEQNGHVYVCGDAKNMARDVHNILLKMVKERGNMSEVDAANYIKKMESQKRYSSDVWS; encoded by the exons ATGGAGCTTCCG ACCGCGGACGCGTCGCAACCAAAGGCTATAAGAATGCCAGGATCATCGGAGAGCGAGAACGAGCCGGAGGCGCTCGACGAACCACTCTTTGCCATCCTGGACATAGTGTTGATCGCTAGTCTCTTGTTAGTGGCGGCATGGTGGCTCTTCAAGAGGACAAAGCGGGAGGACCTCACACAAGTGACAAAATCCTACTCTATCCa ACCGACGTCATTCGCCGCGGTGCCACCGTCAGAGAATTcctttattaagaaattaaagacCTCCGGGCGAAGTCTGGTAGTATTTTACGGCAGCCAGACAGGTACGGCTGAAGAATTCGCCGGTCGTCTTGCCAAGGAGGGCATCAGGTACAAGATGAAGGGTATGGTGGCCGATCCCGAGGAGTGTGACATG GAAGAGCTGGTACGCCTGAAAACTATCCCCAACAGTTTGGCAGTGTTTTGTTTGGCCACTTATGGCGAGGGTGATCCCACTGATAATGCGATGGAGTTCATTGATTGGCTCAAGAACGGTGACGGCGATCTCACAGGACTAAATTACGCG gtATTCGGACTGGGTAACAAGACTTACGAGCACTATAATGAGATAGGCGTATATGTCGATAATAGATTGGAGCAACTGGGTGCTACGCGCGTTGTCGAGCTGGGTCTTGGGGATGACGACGCAAA CATAGAGGATGATTTTATCACGTGGAAAGATAAATTTTGGCCAGCCGTCTGCGAGTTCTTTGGCATCGAGGGAGCTGGCGAGGATGTTAGTATTCGACAGTACAAGCTCACAGAGCACGTGGATCTGCCGAACGATCGTATCTACACCGGAGAGATCGCGCGTCTTCATTCCTTCACGAATCAGAGACC GCCGTATGATGCGAAGAACCCATTTTTGGCTCCTGTGAAAATGAATCGCGAATTGCACGGCCCGGCGTCCGACAGATCGTGCATGCATATAGAGTTCGACATCGACGGCTCTAAGATGCGTTACGAGACGGGCGATCACTTGGCCGTCTATCCTGTGAACAACCCAGAGCTAGTGAACAAAATTGGCGAACAATGCGGCGTGAATCTGGATACTGTTTTCACCCTTACGAATACAGATG AGGAATCTACGAAGAAGCATCCGTTCCCTTGCCCTTGTAGCTACAGGACTGCTTTGACACATTATTTAGACATTACGAGTAACCCGCGCACCCACGTTCTTAAAGAGTTGGCAGAGTACGCGACTGATCCCGCAGAAAAGGAGAAGCTGAAGCTGATGGCGTCGACCACCGTGGAGGGCAAAGCGGCCTATCAACAATGGATAATTCAAGATAATCGCAACATTGTGCATATATTGGAGGATATTCACAGTTTGAAGCCACCATTAGATCATTTGTGCGAAATTTTGCCACGGTTACAGTGTCGATACTATTCAATATCCTCGTCTCCGAAG ATTTATCCAAATTCAGTTCATATTACGGCAGTGGTGGTGGAATACAAAACCCCGACTGGCAGAACAAACAAGGGTGTGACGACCACCTGGCTGAAGGAGAAACATCCCACCGATCCGCCCTGTCTCGTACCGATTTTTGTAAGGAAGTCTCAGTTCCGTTTGCCGACACGCCCGAGTACTCCTATCGTCATGATTGGTCCGGGCACCGGTCTAGCGCCGTTCAGAGGTTTTATACAAGAACGGGATTTCGCGAGAAAGGAAG GTAAAGAGGTGGGCGACACGATACTGTACTTCGGATGCAGAAAAAGTCAAGAGGACTTTATTTATCGTGATGAGTTAGAGGAATATGTGAAGAGTGGCTTATTAACGTTACACACTGCGTTCAGCCGTGAGCAAGCGCAAAAAGTCTATGTCACACACTTGCTCGAGAATAACAAGGAAGAATTGTGGCGTGTCATTGGCGAGCAAAATGGACATGTTTACGTTTGCGG agatGCAAAAAATATGGCTCGCGACGTGCACAACATATTACTCAAAATGGTTAAGGAACGTGGCAATATGTCGGAAGTTGACGCCGCAAATTACATCAAGAAAATGGAGTCGCAGAAGCGATACTCTAGTGATGTTTGGAGTTGA
- the LOC105194048 gene encoding NADPH--cytochrome P450 reductase-like isoform X1: MPGSSESENEPEALDEPLFAILDIVLIASLLLVAAWWLFKRTKREDLTQVTKSYSIQPTSFAAVPPSENSFIKKLKTSGRSLVVFYGSQTGTAEEFAGRLAKEGIRYKMKGMVADPEECDMEELVRLKTIPNSLAVFCLATYGEGDPTDNAMEFIDWLKNGDGDLTGLNYAVFGLGNKTYEHYNEIGVYVDNRLEQLGATRVVELGLGDDDANIEDDFITWKDKFWPAVCEFFGIEGAGEDVSIRQYKLTEHVDLPNDRIYTGEIARLHSFTNQRPPYDAKNPFLAPVKMNRELHGPASDRSCMHIEFDIDGSKMRYETGDHLAVYPVNNPELVNKIGEQCGVNLDTVFTLTNTDEESTKKHPFPCPCSYRTALTHYLDITSNPRTHVLKELAEYATDPAEKEKLKLMASTTVEGKAAYQQWIIQDNRNIVHILEDIHSLKPPLDHLCEILPRLQCRYYSISSSPKIYPNSVHITAVVVEYKTPTGRTNKGVTTTWLKEKHPTDPPCLVPIFVRKSQFRLPTRPSTPIVMIGPGTGLAPFRGFIQERDFARKEGKEVGDTILYFGCRKSQEDFIYRDELEEYVKSGLLTLHTAFSREQAQKVYVTHLLENNKEELWRVIGEQNGHVYVCGDAKNMARDVHNILLKMVKERGNMSEVDAANYIKKMESQKRYSSDVWS, translated from the exons ATGCCAGGATCATCGGAGAGCGAGAACGAGCCGGAGGCGCTCGACGAACCACTCTTTGCCATCCTGGACATAGTGTTGATCGCTAGTCTCTTGTTAGTGGCGGCATGGTGGCTCTTCAAGAGGACAAAGCGGGAGGACCTCACACAAGTGACAAAATCCTACTCTATCCa ACCGACGTCATTCGCCGCGGTGCCACCGTCAGAGAATTcctttattaagaaattaaagacCTCCGGGCGAAGTCTGGTAGTATTTTACGGCAGCCAGACAGGTACGGCTGAAGAATTCGCCGGTCGTCTTGCCAAGGAGGGCATCAGGTACAAGATGAAGGGTATGGTGGCCGATCCCGAGGAGTGTGACATG GAAGAGCTGGTACGCCTGAAAACTATCCCCAACAGTTTGGCAGTGTTTTGTTTGGCCACTTATGGCGAGGGTGATCCCACTGATAATGCGATGGAGTTCATTGATTGGCTCAAGAACGGTGACGGCGATCTCACAGGACTAAATTACGCG gtATTCGGACTGGGTAACAAGACTTACGAGCACTATAATGAGATAGGCGTATATGTCGATAATAGATTGGAGCAACTGGGTGCTACGCGCGTTGTCGAGCTGGGTCTTGGGGATGACGACGCAAA CATAGAGGATGATTTTATCACGTGGAAAGATAAATTTTGGCCAGCCGTCTGCGAGTTCTTTGGCATCGAGGGAGCTGGCGAGGATGTTAGTATTCGACAGTACAAGCTCACAGAGCACGTGGATCTGCCGAACGATCGTATCTACACCGGAGAGATCGCGCGTCTTCATTCCTTCACGAATCAGAGACC GCCGTATGATGCGAAGAACCCATTTTTGGCTCCTGTGAAAATGAATCGCGAATTGCACGGCCCGGCGTCCGACAGATCGTGCATGCATATAGAGTTCGACATCGACGGCTCTAAGATGCGTTACGAGACGGGCGATCACTTGGCCGTCTATCCTGTGAACAACCCAGAGCTAGTGAACAAAATTGGCGAACAATGCGGCGTGAATCTGGATACTGTTTTCACCCTTACGAATACAGATG AGGAATCTACGAAGAAGCATCCGTTCCCTTGCCCTTGTAGCTACAGGACTGCTTTGACACATTATTTAGACATTACGAGTAACCCGCGCACCCACGTTCTTAAAGAGTTGGCAGAGTACGCGACTGATCCCGCAGAAAAGGAGAAGCTGAAGCTGATGGCGTCGACCACCGTGGAGGGCAAAGCGGCCTATCAACAATGGATAATTCAAGATAATCGCAACATTGTGCATATATTGGAGGATATTCACAGTTTGAAGCCACCATTAGATCATTTGTGCGAAATTTTGCCACGGTTACAGTGTCGATACTATTCAATATCCTCGTCTCCGAAG ATTTATCCAAATTCAGTTCATATTACGGCAGTGGTGGTGGAATACAAAACCCCGACTGGCAGAACAAACAAGGGTGTGACGACCACCTGGCTGAAGGAGAAACATCCCACCGATCCGCCCTGTCTCGTACCGATTTTTGTAAGGAAGTCTCAGTTCCGTTTGCCGACACGCCCGAGTACTCCTATCGTCATGATTGGTCCGGGCACCGGTCTAGCGCCGTTCAGAGGTTTTATACAAGAACGGGATTTCGCGAGAAAGGAAG GTAAAGAGGTGGGCGACACGATACTGTACTTCGGATGCAGAAAAAGTCAAGAGGACTTTATTTATCGTGATGAGTTAGAGGAATATGTGAAGAGTGGCTTATTAACGTTACACACTGCGTTCAGCCGTGAGCAAGCGCAAAAAGTCTATGTCACACACTTGCTCGAGAATAACAAGGAAGAATTGTGGCGTGTCATTGGCGAGCAAAATGGACATGTTTACGTTTGCGG agatGCAAAAAATATGGCTCGCGACGTGCACAACATATTACTCAAAATGGTTAAGGAACGTGGCAATATGTCGGAAGTTGACGCCGCAAATTACATCAAGAAAATGGAGTCGCAGAAGCGATACTCTAGTGATGTTTGGAGTTGA